A single Pseudoalteromonas phenolica DNA region contains:
- the ispB gene encoding octaprenyl diphosphate synthase codes for MDIKAIQTLIADDMQDVNQLIHAQMQSDVALVNQLGLYIVNSGGKRIRPMLTLLAARALGCNDNKHITLATIVEFIHTATLLHDDVVDESALRRGEPTANAEFGNAASVLVGDFIYTRSFQLMVGLQNMQVMQILADATNIIAEGEVLQLMNCNDPDTTEQSYMQVIYSKTAKLFEAATQLPAVVLEQSIEVQEALKLYGMHLGTAFQLVDDVLDYSANAEQMGKNLGDDLAEGKPTLPLIYAMQKGTEQQVAQIREAIETGNGMQFLDDILATLSDTKALDFAMEKARGEAQKAIDYLSILPDSDYKQALIALANLSVSRDH; via the coding sequence ATGGATATCAAAGCTATCCAGACGTTAATTGCAGATGACATGCAAGACGTCAATCAACTTATTCATGCACAAATGCAATCAGATGTGGCTTTAGTAAATCAACTAGGCTTATACATCGTGAATAGTGGCGGAAAGCGCATAAGACCAATGCTTACCTTACTTGCAGCCCGCGCGCTTGGTTGTAACGACAACAAGCATATAACGCTTGCAACAATTGTTGAATTTATTCATACCGCCACACTACTCCATGATGATGTGGTTGATGAGTCCGCGTTAAGAAGAGGTGAACCGACTGCAAACGCGGAGTTTGGAAACGCCGCAAGTGTTTTAGTCGGAGATTTTATTTACACGCGCTCATTTCAGCTTATGGTCGGCTTACAAAATATGCAAGTAATGCAAATCCTAGCCGATGCAACCAACATCATCGCAGAAGGTGAAGTGCTGCAATTAATGAACTGTAATGACCCTGATACAACTGAACAGAGTTATATGCAGGTTATCTATAGTAAAACAGCTAAACTGTTTGAGGCGGCCACCCAGCTACCAGCAGTAGTGCTTGAACAAAGCATAGAAGTGCAAGAAGCTCTAAAACTATATGGCATGCACTTAGGCACAGCTTTCCAGCTTGTTGATGATGTTTTGGATTACAGTGCTAACGCCGAGCAGATGGGTAAAAACTTGGGCGATGATTTAGCTGAAGGCAAGCCTACATTACCGCTTATTTATGCAATGCAAAAAGGCACTGAACAACAAGTGGCGCAAATTCGGGAAGCCATTGAAACAGGTAATGGTATGCAGTTCTTAGATGACATCTTAGCAACTTTATCTGATACAAAAGCGCTTGATTTCGCTATGGAAAAAGCACGTGGTGAAGCACAAAAAGCCATTGATTATTTGAGTATTTTGCCCGATTCTGATTATAAGCAAGCACTTATAGCTTTAGCTAACTTATCTGTTTCTAGAGACCATTAA